In a single window of the Streptomyces sp. NBC_00285 genome:
- a CDS encoding DUF2567 domain-containing protein has translation MTAPLTPPPPPHEPSSHDVWQAPPAGYAAAVEAPYGQGGPGMKTELIEAAVITVAVALAGALLGVLWWWLAPHVPLVGSVDEQGNWVVYLKDTEGEQAVGADGTFVLLALALGAVSAVAVFLWRRRGGVPLVVGLAVGAFLASLLAWRVGMWLGPSSDVLAHAKSAGKGVTFSAPLKLGAKGALLVWSLAGLLVHLGLTALFGPRDPEPVYVPVVPQDGYGAPVQ, from the coding sequence GTGACCGCACCGTTGACGCCTCCTCCGCCGCCGCACGAACCGTCCTCGCACGATGTGTGGCAGGCCCCGCCTGCCGGCTACGCGGCTGCCGTCGAAGCGCCGTACGGGCAGGGCGGGCCCGGGATGAAGACCGAGCTGATCGAGGCCGCGGTGATCACGGTGGCCGTGGCGCTCGCCGGGGCGCTGCTCGGGGTGCTGTGGTGGTGGCTGGCCCCGCACGTGCCGCTCGTCGGGAGTGTGGACGAGCAGGGGAACTGGGTCGTCTACCTCAAGGACACCGAGGGGGAGCAGGCGGTGGGCGCGGACGGCACGTTCGTCCTGCTGGCGCTCGCTCTCGGGGCGGTGAGCGCGGTCGCCGTGTTCCTGTGGCGTCGGCGGGGCGGGGTGCCGCTCGTGGTGGGGCTGGCCGTGGGGGCGTTCCTCGCATCCCTGCTCGCATGGCGGGTGGGGATGTGGCTCGGGCCGTCGTCCGATGTGCTCGCCCATGCGAAGTCCGCGGGCAAGGGAGTGACCTTCTCCGCGCCGTTGAAGCTGGGCGCGAAGGGGGCGCTGCTGGTCTGGTCCCTGGCCGGGCTGCTCGTGCACCTGGGGCTCACCGCGCTGTTCGGACCCCGGGATCCCGAGCCGGTGTACGTGCCGGTGGTTCCGCAGGACGGGTACGGGGCGCCTGTGCAGTAG
- a CDS encoding ABC transporter permease, with amino-acid sequence MSVVPAEALPGGALAVEETGRAVAAELGPRARLWPSLAAVYRAQLSRARVARIPLLFVATFQSIGIMILMRGVVDGGGEAQSVVAGASVLVVAFVALNLLAQYFGQLRASGGLDHYATLPVPPAAVVLGAAGAYASFTVPGTLVTAVFGCVLFGLPLAHLWVLVAVIPLAGAALAGLGAALGLLAPRPELATLLGQLGMSAALLLGVLPADRMPEAVRFARDLLPSTYGVEAFARTFGPHPDWAFVLGDLAVCACVGVASLAVATWAYRRAAVR; translated from the coding sequence GTGAGTGTCGTACCCGCCGAGGCTCTGCCGGGCGGCGCCCTGGCCGTCGAGGAGACGGGCCGGGCCGTGGCCGCCGAACTCGGTCCGCGCGCGCGGCTGTGGCCGTCGCTGGCGGCCGTGTACCGGGCGCAGCTGTCCCGCGCGCGGGTCGCGCGCATCCCGCTGCTGTTCGTGGCGACCTTCCAGTCGATCGGGATCATGATCCTGATGCGGGGAGTCGTGGACGGCGGGGGCGAGGCGCAGTCCGTGGTCGCCGGGGCGTCCGTGCTCGTCGTCGCGTTCGTCGCGCTCAACCTGCTCGCGCAGTACTTCGGGCAGCTGCGGGCGAGCGGCGGGCTCGACCACTACGCCACGCTGCCGGTGCCGCCGGCCGCCGTGGTGCTGGGCGCCGCGGGGGCGTACGCCTCCTTCACCGTGCCCGGGACCCTGGTCACCGCCGTCTTCGGATGCGTGCTGTTCGGGCTGCCGCTGGCCCATCTGTGGGTGCTGGTGGCAGTGATCCCGCTCGCGGGTGCCGCCCTGGCGGGACTCGGCGCGGCGCTCGGACTGCTGGCACCGCGGCCGGAACTCGCCACGCTGCTCGGGCAGCTCGGGATGTCCGCCGCGCTGCTGCTCGGAGTGCTGCCCGCCGACCGGATGCCCGAGGCGGTGCGGTTCGCGCGGGACCTGCTGCCCTCGACCTACGGCGTCGAGGCCTTCGCACGGACCTTCGGGCCGCATCCCGACTGGGCCTTCGTACTCGGTGACCTCGCCGTGTGTGCATGCGTCGGCGTGGCCTCGCTGGCCGTCGCCACCTGGGCCTACCGCCGGGCAGCCGTCCGGTGA
- the ybaK gene encoding Cys-tRNA(Pro) deacylase, whose amino-acid sequence MAKKPKKQQQSGGTPATVALTAAEVPYTVHAYDHDPSHPSYGEEAAEAMGVSPDRVFKTLVADVDGTLTVAVVPVAGSLDLKALATAAGGKRAAMADPTLAERTTGYVRGGISPLGQRKRLPTVLDASASAHDTICVSAGRRGLEVELAPTDLVHLTNAVLAPIARA is encoded by the coding sequence ATGGCGAAGAAGCCGAAGAAGCAGCAGCAGTCCGGGGGCACGCCGGCGACGGTGGCCCTGACCGCCGCCGAGGTGCCCTACACGGTCCACGCCTACGACCACGACCCCTCCCACCCGTCCTACGGCGAGGAGGCGGCCGAGGCGATGGGCGTCTCCCCCGACCGCGTCTTCAAGACCCTGGTGGCCGACGTGGACGGCACGCTGACGGTGGCGGTGGTCCCGGTGGCGGGCTCACTGGACCTGAAGGCCCTGGCGACGGCGGCGGGCGGCAAGCGGGCCGCCATGGCCGACCCGACCCTCGCCGAACGCACCACGGGCTACGTCCGGGGCGGCATCTCCCCCCTGGGCCAGCGCAAGAGGCTCCCCACGGTCCTGGACGCCTCGGCCTCCGCCCACGACACGATCTGCGTCTCGGCGGGCCGCCGGGGCCTGGAGGTGGAACTCGCGCCGACCGACCTGGTCCACCTCACGAACGCGGTCCTCGCCCCCATCGCCCGCGCGTGA